The proteins below come from a single Xiphophorus couchianus chromosome 20, X_couchianus-1.0, whole genome shotgun sequence genomic window:
- the abraa gene encoding actin-binding Rho-activating protein: MSRGDSATISPQEPQPFKRAVRKIRCAAMVANLAKSWQGWASEHAGKQDSIPTGWMPSSVEEESKKDQSQVVKLSVTPRVIKADPGDSKENKIRTCSVTKTVRLKRSECSSNNVINEIRDKMESGPEESKPFLGNESPTRRRQMRALQSAEAAGQGGIIQDKKMMLQEKKLSSRSSSVDTEDSGLGEDGGLSDNSDSKAEQSGGLVKARANRPKIKIASMGDIKSRWQQWSEEHMEGQKLNPFSEEFDYDFAMSQRLRKGDSGYGRPKDGSKTAERGDRAHKHIHREMEEMAWIIKDMGFKDKEGRTIITFGRLFDRYVKISDKVVGILLRCRKHKMLDFEGEMLWKGQDDDVIITLRD; encoded by the exons ATGAGTAGAGGAGACTCTGCCACCATTTCACCACAGGAACCACAGCCATTCAAACGGGCTGTACGCAAAATCAGATGCGCTGCGATGGTGGCGAACTTGGCCAAGAGTTGGCAAGGATGGGCCAGCGAACATGCAGGCAAACAAGATTCTATCCCAACTGGCTGGATGCCTTCATCTGTAGAGGAGGAAAGCAAAAAAGACCAAAGCCAGGTGGTCAAACTCAGCGTTACTCCAAGAGTAATCAAAGCAGATCCCGGCgacagcaaagaaaacaaaatccgGACCTGCTCCGTGACCAAAACTGTCCGGCTAAAACGCAGCGAGTGTAGCAGCAACAACGTAATAAACGAAATCCGTGACAAAATGGAGTCTGGGCCCGAAGAGAGCAAGCCATTTCTGGGCAATGAGTCGCCAACGCGCCGCCGTCAGATGAGGGCGCTGCAGAGCGCGGAAGCAGCAGGACAAGGTGGAATCATCCAGGATAAGAAGATGATGCTCCAGGAGAAGAAACTGAGCTCCAGAAGCAGCAGCGTGGACACAGAGGACAGCGGACTCGGAGAGGACGGAGGACTCAGCGACAACAGCGACTCCAAAGCCGAACAAAGTGGTGGCCTAGTTAAAGCACGAGCCAACAGACCAAAG attaAGATTGCTTCCATGGGTGACATTAAAAGCCGCTGGCAGCAGTGGTCCGAGGAGCACATGGAGGGCCAGAAGCTCAACCCGTTCAGCGAGGAGTTTGACTACGACTTTGCGATGTCCCAGCGTCTCCGCAAAGGGGATTCTGGCTACGGTCGGCCCAAAGACGGCTCCAAAACCGCCGAGAGAGGAGACCGGGCCCACAAACACATCCACAGAGAGATGGAGGAAATGGCCTGGATCATCAAGGACATGGGCTTCAAAGACAAGGAGGGTCGGACTATCATCACCTTTGGACGACTCTTCGACCGCTACGTGAAGATTTCAGACAAAGTGGTTGGGATTCTTCTGCGCTGCCGCAAACACAAGATGCTGGACTTTGAGGGGGAAATGCTGTGGAAAGGACAGGATGACGATGTTATTATCACACTGAGAGACTAA